From a single Canis aureus isolate CA01 chromosome 5, VMU_Caureus_v.1.0, whole genome shotgun sequence genomic region:
- the LOC144313262 gene encoding protocadherin gamma-B4-like, with the protein MGSGAGERGWAERWPVLFPFLLSLFCWALSEQIRYRIPEEMPEGSVVGNLAKDLGLSVHELPTRQLRISLEKPYFTVSAKSGELLVSSRLDREQMCGKKSACTLEFEAVAENPLNFYHVSVDVEDINDHTPKFTQTSFDLQISESTKPGARFILGSAHDGDIGTNSLQSYQLNPNDHFSLVNKDKLDGSKYPELVLQTPLDREEQKSYRLTLTALDCGDPPLSSTAQIQVLVTDANDNPPVFSQELYKVGLPENVLPGTTVLQVMATDQDEGVNAQITFSFTEAGQITQFDLNANTGEITILNTLDFEEVKEYSIVLEARDGGGMIAQCTVEIEVQDINDNFPEVVFQSLPDLIMEDTKLGTHVALLKIRDKDSGHNGEVTCKLEGDVPFKILSSSMNTYKLVTDAVLDREQTAEYNVTITATDRGKPPLSSSSSFTLHIGDVNDNAPVFQQASYVVHVAENNPPGASIAQVSASDPDLGPNGRVSYSIVASDLEPRALASYVSVSAQSGVVFAQRAFDHEQLRAFELTLQARDQGSPALSANVSLRVLVGDRNDNAPRVLYPALGPDGSALFDTVPRAAQPGYLVTKVVAVDADSGHNAWLSYHVLQASEPGLFSLGLRTGEVRTARALGDRDAARQRLLVAVRDGGQPPLSATATLLLVFADSLQEALPDVSERQAPADPQAELQFYLVVALALISVLFLLAVILAVALRLRRSSSSTTWGCFQTNVCSKTESGVISSYSEGTLPYSYNLCVAHTGKTEFNFLKCNEQLSSEQDIHSDDSSGALFPLCKSSESTSHTVSFF; encoded by the coding sequence ATGGGGAGCGGCGCTGGAGAGAGGGGCTGGGCTGAGAGGTGGCCAGTGCTCTTTCCCTTCCTGCTGTCTTTGTTCTGCTGGGCGCTCTCGGAGCAGATCCGCTACCGGATTCCCGAGGAAATGCCCGAGGGTTCGGTGGTGGGGAACCTCGCCAAGGATTTGGGACTCAGCGTGCACGAGTTACCGACTCGACAACTGCGCATCAGTTTGGAGAAGCCTTACTTCACCGTGAGCGCCAAGAGCGGGGAGTTACTTGTGAGCAGCAGGCTAGACCGGGAGCAGATGTGCGGGAAGAAGTCAGCCTGTACTCTGGAATTTGAGGCTGTTGCTGAAAATCCGTTGAACTTTTATCACGTGAGTGTGGACGTCGAAGATATTAATGACCACACGCCAAAATTCACCCAAACTTCTTTTGATCTGCAAATAAGTGAGTCTACAAAGCCCGGGGCACGATTTATTTTAGGATCTGCTCATGATGGGGATATTGGTACAAACTCACTACAGAGTTACCAGCTCAACCCCAATGATCATTTCTCACTCGTGAATAAAGATAAATTAGATGGCAGTAAATACCCTGAACTCGTACTACAGACGCCGTTAGACCGGGAAGAGCAGAAATCCTACAGGTTGACCTTGACTGCGTTGGACTGCGGGGATCCACCCCTAAGTAGTACTGCCCAGATACAGGTCCTAGTGACTGATGCCAACGATAACCCTCCCGTGTTCAGTCAAGAGCTATACAAGGTAGGCCTTCCGGAAAATGTGCTTCCGGGCACCACTGTGCTTCAAGTGATGGCCACCGATCAGGATGAGGGTGTCAATGCCCAGATCACCTTCTCTTTCACTGAAGCAGGCCAGATCACCCAGTTTGACCTGAATGCTAATACTGGAGAAATTACTATTCTAAATACATTAGATTTTGAGGAAGTcaaggaatattccattgttttgGAAGCAAGGGATGGTGGAGGAATGATTGCCCAATGTACCGTGGAGATAGAGGTCCAAGACATAAATGACAATTTCCCAGAAGTGGTATTCCAATCTCTGCCAGATCTTATTATGGAGGACACCAAGCTGGGAACACACGTTGCTTTGCTTAAAATCCGTGACAAGGATTCTGGACACAACGGAGAAGTTACCTGTAAATTAGAAGGTGATGTtccatttaaaatactttcttcttCTATGAACACCTATAAATTAGTGACAGATGCAGTTCTAGACCGCGAGCAGACCGCTGAGTACAATGTCACCATCACAGCCACCGACAGGGGAAAGCCGCCTCTTTCCTCCAGCTCAAGCTTCACCCTACACATCGGCGATGTCAACGACAACGCGCCAGTTTTCCAGCAGGCCTCCTACGTGGTCCACGTGGCCGAAAACAACCCTCCTGGAGCCTCCATCGCCCAAGTCAGCGCCTCCGACCCCGACCTGGGGCCCAACGGCCGCGTCTCCTACTCCATCGTGGCCAGCGACCTGGAGCCACGGGCGCTGGCGTCCTACGTGTCGGTGAGCGCGCAGAGCGGCGTGGTGTTCGCGCAGCGCGCCTTCGACCACGAGCAGCTGCGCGCCTTCGAGCTGACCCTGCAGGCCCGCGACCAGGGCTCGCCCGCGCTCAGCGCCAACGTGAGCCTGCGCGTGTTGGTGGGCGACCGCAACGACAACGCGCCGCGGGTGCTGTACCCGGCGCTGGGGCCCGACGGCTCGGCGCTCTTCGACACGGTGCCGCGCGCCGCGCAGCCCGGCTACCTGGTCACCAAGGTGGTGGCGGTGGACGCCGACTCGGGACACAATGCCTGGCTGTCATACCACGTGCTGCAGGCCAGCGAGCCGGGACTCTTCAGCCTGGGGCTGCGCACGGGCGAGGTGCGCACGGCGCGTGCTTTGGGCGACAGGGACGCGGCCCGCCAGCGCCTGCTGGTCGCTGTGCGGGATGGGGGACAGCCGCCCCTCTCGGCCACAGCCACGCTGCTCCTGGTTTTCGCTGACAGCTTGCAGGAGGCGCTGCCAGACGTCAGCGAGCGCCAGGCGCCCGCTGATCCCCAGGCTGAGCTGCAGTTCTACCTGGTGGTGGCTTTGGCCTTGATCTCCGTGCTCTTCCTCCTCGCGGTGATTCTGGCGGTTGCCCTGCGCCTGCGACGCTCCTCCAGCTCCACCACCTGGGGCTGCTTTCAGACCAATGTTTGCTCCAAGACTGAATCTGGAGTTATTTCCAGTTACAGCGAAGGGACTTTGCCTTATTCCTACAATTTGTGTGTTGCCCATACTGGAAAGACAGAgtttaattttctgaaatgtaaTGAGCAGTTGAGTTCAGAACAAGACATACATTCTGATGATTCATCTGGGGCCTTATTTCCACTTTGCAAATCCAGTGAGTCAACCTCCCATACGGTGAGTTTCTTTTAA
- the LOC144313999 gene encoding protocadherin gamma-B5 — MGSGAGERGWAERWPVLFPFLLSLFCWALSEQIRYRIPEEMPEGSVVGNLAKDLGLSVHELPTRQLRISLEKPYFTVSAKSGELLVSSRLDREQMCGKKSACTLEFEAVAENPLNFYHVSVDVEDINDHTPKFTQTSFDLQISESTVPGTRFILEAAEDADIGLNGLQIYKLSLSPRFSLINKDKLDGSKYPELALEKRLDREQQSYHCLVLTALDGGDPPLSGTTELQIQVTDANDNPPVFNQDVYRVSLPENVPPGTAVLQVSATDQDEGINSEITYSFYRTGQVFSLNSKTGEITTLRTLDFEETKEYSIVVEGRDGGGLAAQCTVEINIQDENDNSPEVTFHSLAEMILENGPPGTLIALIKIHDQDSGENGEVNCRLEGEVPFQITSSSKNSYKLVIDGTLDREQTPEYNVTITATDRGKPPLSSSISITLHIADVNDNAPVFQQASYVVHVAENNPPGASIAQVSASDPDLGPNGRVSYSIVASDLEPRALASYVSVSAQSGVVFAQRAFDHEQLRAFELTLQARDQGSPALSANVSLRVLVGDRNDNAPRVLYPALGPDGSALFDTVPRAAQPGYLVTKVVAVDADSGHNAWLSYHVLQASEPGLFSLGLRTGEVRTARALGDRDAARQRLLVAVRDGGQPPLSATATLLLVFADSLQEALPDVSERQAPADPQAELQFYLVVALALISVLFLLAVILAVALRLRRSSSSTTWGCLRPGLCVKSGPVVPPNCSEGTLPYSYNLCVAHTGKTEFNFLKCNEQLSSGQDILLCNDSSGALFPLYNTNESTSHPETLTSKKRSS; from the coding sequence ATGGGGAGCGGCGCTGGAGAGAGGGGCTGGGCTGAGAGGTGGCCAGTGCTCTTTCCCTTCCTGCTGTCTTTGTTCTGCTGGGCGCTCTCGGAGCAGATCCGCTACCGGATTCCCGAGGAAATGCCCGAGGGTTCGGTGGTGGGGAACCTCGCCAAGGATTTGGGACTCAGCGTGCACGAGTTACCGACTCGACAACTGCGCATCAGTTTGGAGAAGCCTTACTTCACCGTGAGCGCCAAGAGCGGGGAGTTACTTGTGAGCAGCAGGCTAGACCGGGAGCAGATGTGCGGGAAGAAGTCAGCCTGTACTCTGGAATTTGAGGCTGTTGCTGAAAATCCGTTGAACTTTTATCACGTGAGTGTGGACGTCGAAGATATTAATGACCACACGCCAAAATTCACCCAAACTTCTTTTGATCTGCAAATAAGTGAGTCTACTGTGCCAGGCACTCGGTTTATATTAGAAGCAGCAGAAGATGCAGATATTGGCTTAAATGGTCTTCAGATTTATAAACTCTCTCTTAGCCCTCgtttctcattgataaataagGATAAATTAGATGGCAGTAAATACCCAGAACTGGCACTGGAGAAACGTTTAGACCGGGAACAACAGAGTTACCATTGTCTAGTTTTGACTGCCTTGGATGGTGGAGATCCGCCGCTCAGCGGCACCACTGAACtccagatccaggtcactgatgCCAATGATAACCCCCCTGTTTTCAACCAGGACGTATACAGAGTAAGCCTTCCAGAAAACGTGCCCCCAGGGACTGCAGTGCTGCAGGTGTCAGCCACTGACCAAGATGAGGGCATCAACTCTGAAATCACTTACTCCTTCTACAGGACAGGGCAAGTCTTCAGTCTGAATTCAAAGACCGGGGAAATCACAACTCTAAGGACGCTGGATTTCGAAGAAACCAAGGAATATTCTATAGTGGTAGAAGGGAGGGATGGTGGAGGACTAGCTGCGCAATGTACGGTAGAAATTAACATTCAAGATGAAAATGACAATAGTCCAGAAGTTACATTCCATTCTCTAGCCGAAATGATTCTGGAAAACGGACCACCAGGAACGCTAATTGCTTTGATCAAGATACATGATCAAGATTCCGGGGAGAATGGGGAGGTTAATTGTCGATTAGAGGGTGAAGTTCCTTTTCAGATTACCTCTTCATCCAAAAATTCATATAAGTTAGTAATAGACGGGACTCTGGACCGAGAACAGACCCCTGAGTACAATGTCACCATCACAGCCACCGACAGGGGAAAGCCGCCCCTCTCTTCTAGTATAAGCATCACTCTGCACATTGCGGATGTCAACGACAACGCGCCAGTTTTCCAGCAGGCCTCCTACGTGGTCCACGTGGCCGAAAACAACCCTCCTGGAGCCTCCATCGCCCAAGTCAGCGCCTCCGACCCCGACCTGGGGCCCAACGGCCGCGTCTCCTACTCCATCGTGGCCAGCGACCTGGAGCCACGGGCGCTGGCGTCCTACGTGTCGGTGAGCGCGCAGAGCGGCGTGGTGTTCGCGCAGCGCGCCTTCGACCACGAGCAGCTGCGCGCCTTCGAGCTGACCCTGCAGGCCCGCGACCAGGGCTCGCCCGCGCTCAGCGCCAACGTGAGCCTGCGCGTGTTGGTGGGCGACCGCAACGACAACGCGCCGCGGGTGCTGTACCCGGCGCTGGGGCCCGACGGCTCGGCGCTCTTCGACACGGTGCCGCGCGCCGCGCAGCCCGGCTACCTGGTCACCAAGGTGGTGGCGGTGGACGCCGACTCGGGACACAATGCCTGGCTGTCATACCACGTGCTGCAGGCCAGCGAGCCGGGACTCTTCAGCCTGGGGCTGCGCACGGGCGAGGTGCGCACGGCGCGTGCTTTGGGCGACAGGGACGCGGCCCGCCAGCGCCTGCTGGTCGCTGTGCGGGATGGGGGACAGCCGCCCCTCTCGGCCACAGCCACGCTGCTCCTGGTTTTCGCTGACAGCTTGCAGGAGGCGCTGCCAGACGTCAGCGAGCGCCAGGCGCCCGCTGATCCCCAGGCTGAGCTGCAGTTCTACCTGGTGGTGGCTTTGGCCTTGATCTCCGTGCTCTTCCTCCTCGCGGTGATTCTGGCGGTTGCCCTGCGCCTGCGACGCTCCTCCAGCTCCACCACCTGGGGCTGCCTTCGGCCTGGTCTGTGTGTCAAGTCCGGACCTGTGGTTCCTCCCAACTGTAGCGAAGGGACTTTGCCCTATTCCTACAATTTGTGCGTTGCCCATACTGGAAAGACAGAgtttaattttctgaaatgtaaCGAGCAGTTGAGTTCAGGACAAGATATACTACTCTGCAATGATTCATCTGGGGCCTTATTTCCACTTTATAATACCAATGAGTCGACTTCCCATCCTGAAACTCTAACCTCG